In Clostridium sp. SY8519, one genomic interval encodes:
- the prfB gene encoding peptide chain release factor 2 (programmed frameshift): MVELDKFKAVLNAYRTPLQEVRDSLDLANKEKRIEELEREMEAPDFWNDPEESSKKTQELKSKKDDIAVYQKLKGLMEDMEVMIEMGNEENDPSVIPELEAMAEDLKQTMEETKVKTLLSGEYDRNNAIVTLHSGAGGTEACDWVSMLYRMYTRWAESKGFQVEVLDYLDGDEAGIKSVTFQVNGENAFGLLKSERGVHRLVRISPFNAAGKRQTSFASCDVMPEIDQEIDIEIRDEDIRVDTYRSSGAGGQHINKTSSAIRITHLPTGIVVQCQNERSQHMNKDKAMQMLKSKLYLLEQEKNAAKQADIRGEVTDIGWGNQIRSYVMQPYTMVKDLRTGEETGNVSSVMDGNLDPFINAYLKWQALSKNGSQTV; this comes from the exons GTGGTTGAATTAGATAAGTTCAAAGCAGTATTGAACGCGTACCGGACTCCACTGCAGGAAGTAAGGGATTCACTT GACCTCGCTAACAAGGAAAAGCGTATCGAAGAATTAGAACGGGAGATGGAGGCGCCCGACTTCTGGAATGATCCGGAAGAATCCTCCAAAAAAACACAGGAATTAAAATCAAAAAAAGATGACATCGCGGTGTATCAGAAGCTGAAAGGCCTCATGGAAGACATGGAGGTCATGATCGAAATGGGAAACGAAGAAAATGACCCTTCGGTGATTCCGGAACTGGAAGCCATGGCGGAAGACCTCAAACAGACCATGGAGGAAACCAAAGTCAAGACGCTGCTTTCCGGAGAATACGACCGGAACAACGCCATTGTCACACTGCATTCCGGCGCCGGCGGGACAGAAGCCTGTGACTGGGTCAGCATGCTGTACCGTATGTATACCAGATGGGCGGAATCCAAGGGATTCCAGGTGGAAGTCCTGGATTATCTGGATGGTGATGAAGCCGGCATCAAATCCGTGACCTTTCAGGTGAATGGAGAAAATGCCTTCGGCCTGCTGAAGTCCGAACGTGGTGTGCACCGTCTGGTGCGTATTTCGCCTTTTAACGCTGCGGGCAAACGCCAGACCTCCTTCGCCTCCTGCGATGTCATGCCGGAGATCGACCAGGAAATCGATATTGAGATCAGAGACGAGGATATCCGTGTGGATACCTACCGTTCCTCCGGCGCCGGCGGACAGCATATCAACAAGACCTCATCCGCCATTCGGATCACGCATCTGCCTACGGGAATTGTCGTGCAGTGCCAGAATGAGCGGTCGCAGCATATGAACAAAGACAAGGCCATGCAGATGCTCAAGTCCAAGCTGTATCTTCTGGAGCAGGAGAAAAATGCGGCAAAACAGGCAGATATCCGGGGCGAAGTCACAGACATCGGCTGGGGCAACCAGATCCGGTCCTATGTGATGCAGCCCTATACCATGGTCAAAGATTTAAGAACCGGTGAAGAAACCGGAAATGTCAGCAGCGTGATGGACGGCAACCTGGATCCGTTTATCAATGCTTATCTGAAGTGGCAGGCATTGTCCAAAAACGGCAGTCAGACTGTCTGA